From Streptomyces sp. SAI-135:
GTACGTCGGAGATGCCTTCGAAACCCAGTCGCGGCAGTGCGCGCTGGACCGCCTGGCCCTGGGGGTCGAGGATCTCCGGCTTGAGCATGACGTCGACTACGACGCGTGCCACTGGCACTCCCGGTGGTGTGGTGCTGAGCAGGTTCCTTCAGACTACCCGCACAAAATTTCTACGCGCGTTGAGTTGTAGGAATCTACGTGACGGCCATCACGACGCAACGCAGACGTGGCCGTACGCGAAAATTTCCGGGAAAGATCTCAGATCGACACCTGATACCTATTGCGCTGGGACACGCCAAAGGATTTAGTCGAGCTTCACAATGCATTGTCGGGCACTGTACAAATGAATTGACACCGTGCCGTACGAAGGGACCGATATTCGTGGCGCAGAAGGTCGTGGTCACTCTCTTTGACGACATCGACGGCTCGGAAGCGGCGGAAACGATCGCCTTCGGACTCGACGGCAAGTCGTACGAGATCGACCTGAATCAAGCCAATGCCGAGAAACTGCGTAAGGCGCTCGAGCCGTACGTGGAGGCCGGCCGCAAGCGGTCCAGGTCGGGCAAGGCGTACAAGCAGACCGAGGTCGCTCCCGACCCGGCCGCGGTCCGGGCCTGGGCCCAGGCCAACAAGATGGACGTCCCCGCCCGCGGACGCATCCCCAAGAAGGTCTACGAGGCGTTCGCCGAGGCCCAGTGAGGGCCTGTCGACGCCGGGTCACCGGCCCCTCGGCACAACCGACTTGCGTTGCACCCCACCTGGTCAGCTAGAGTCTGGAGCACGCCGAGGGGCGAGGCCGAAAAGGCCCAGCTCACGGAGTACACGCGGGTGTAGTTCAGTAGTAGAACGTCCCCCTTCCAGGGGGAAGGCGCAGTGTGCAATTCCTGTCACCCGCTCTGCACCGCCGGTCTTGTTCCCTGGGGGCACTCCCTCTGGGGGAGGATCAGGTAGGCTGGTGCTCGCGCCGATCGGTGAGAGCCGGTCGGATGCAATGCGGACGTAGCTCAGTTGGTAGAGCGCAACCTTGCCAAGGTTGAGGTCGCGAGTTCGAGCCTCGTCGTCCGCTCTCGAGTGAAGACCCCGGTCCCCTGGACCGGGGTTCTTTTCTTGCCCTCCGCCCCGTCTGACATTTGTCATACGGAGTGGTGACAGCGCGCACTGCTGTCGCGTCCGGTCCGCCGGGACGCTGGCTTCATGAACACCGACGAACACGAACACGTGATTGAGGTCACCGGCCTCCGGCGTGTGTACGGGGGCGGGTTCGAGGCCGTGCGCGGAATCAGCTTCTCCGTGGCACGCGGAGAGATCTTCGCCCTGCTCGGCACCAACGGCGCCGGCAAGACGTCCACCGTCGAACTGCTGGAGGGACTCGCCCGGCCGACCGACGGGCGGATCCGCGTCCTCGGGCACGATCCGTACAGCGAGCGCGCCGCCGTGCGCCCGCGGACCGGGGTGATGCTCCAGGAGGGCGGCTTCCCCTCCGAGCTGACCGTCGCGGAGACCGCGCGGATGTGGGCCGGCTGCGTCAGCGGGGCCCGGCCTCCGCTGGAGGTGCTGGAACTCGTCGGGCTCGCCCGGCGGACCGGCGTACGC
This genomic window contains:
- a CDS encoding Lsr2 family protein, which codes for MAQKVVVTLFDDIDGSEAAETIAFGLDGKSYEIDLNQANAEKLRKALEPYVEAGRKRSRSGKAYKQTEVAPDPAAVRAWAQANKMDVPARGRIPKKVYEAFAEAQ